The Acidobacteriota bacterium genome window below encodes:
- a CDS encoding nucleotidyl transferase — MADELLDRKRIVELFDELSRELRFQGARAQIYIIGGAAMSLAFDRERATRDVDARIDAGHYRLTQAVQTVGRRHGLADSWLNDQATTAIPRTPDGRAQTVYESAYLTVTGASARHLLAMKLAAGRGKDQGDIGVLCKHLGLKGPDEAIRVYRELFPGELVKASVRSAAEAAFPERSVERGR; from the coding sequence ATGGCTGACGAGCTGCTTGACCGCAAGCGCATCGTTGAGCTGTTCGATGAGCTGTCGAGGGAGCTGAGGTTCCAGGGCGCCCGGGCGCAGATCTACATCATCGGCGGCGCGGCGATGAGCTTGGCGTTCGACCGTGAGCGGGCGACGCGGGACGTGGACGCACGGATCGACGCGGGGCACTACCGGCTGACGCAGGCGGTACAGACGGTCGGCCGAAGGCACGGGCTAGCGGATTCGTGGCTCAACGACCAGGCGACGACGGCGATCCCGCGCACGCCGGACGGCCGTGCGCAGACGGTGTACGAGTCGGCGTACCTGACGGTCACCGGCGCGTCGGCCCGGCATCTGCTGGCGATGAAGCTGGCGGCGGGCCGTGGCAAGGACCAGGGGGATATCGGGGTGCTGTGCAAGCACCTCGGGCTCAAGGGTCCAGACGAGGCGATCCGGGTGTATCGGGAGTTGTTCCCCGGCGAGCTGGTGAAGGCGTCGGTGCGTAGCGCGGCGGAGGCCGCGTTCCCGGAGCGGAGCGTCGAACGCGGGCGATAG